From the genome of Geobacter sp. SVR, one region includes:
- a CDS encoding PAS domain S-box protein gives METSTIEVLVFEGSPARAEMIREMLAESRKPAFAVQHVGYLAEGLGQLASRTFDIILVDLGLPDSQGLETALVVLGHAKRTPIVVMTVLDDEETAQKALQLDIQDYLIKEEITGRLLKRSIRYAMQRKRDMEACLQCEQRFASFMNHLSAAAWIKDLQGRYVYANAENERIFSRPFSEYSGKRDEEFLQPETARQLRENDERVLAGGESLQTVEILRQADGLERHFIVSKFPIPDPGGQPAYVAGIALDITERERAEEALHRTERKFTRIFQSVPALVFISTLEEGRFADVNDTAMQSLGYRREEMIGRTALELDLWENMSDRAKMLQELEERGAVRNIEVRLRGKGGQSLVGLFSAECIELEGNRYMLGLVKDITERIQAEEALRFSEARFRILHDDNPAMIFTLDTEGRIISSNPACRTHLGYSSDELAGQPVLKIFHEDERPMVAKRLQMCLRHPERVHHWQSRKIRKDGGLVWVEELVRVIHDVNGALNIVVVCQDVTERKRAEAALQKTEWKLRNIIENSTNLFYMHSTDHTVTYISPQSRQFFDCEPDETLGRSWTKFLTDTPVNRAAVEATQHAIDTGERQPLFQAEAIGQTGRKIWVEVNESPVVKDGKTVAIVGSLTNITERKRAEDALRKSEKKFSKVFHEVPALLVISTLKEGRYIDVNDMTLRTLGYRRDEVIGRSASELNIWEDLSERSAIVQALEKRGSVKNVEVRLRGKRGQTLIGLFSAEYIDFNGDRYMLSLVEDITLKRRAQEKVERLNAELTEVNRIMADDLEAMKILQKIGMLFLHEESLEQILAQVLEAAITISGANFGNIQTINPQTSGLQIAVQHGFPQWWLDYWNQVVGGKGVCGTALGRGERVIVEDIEHSPIFSDPDALEIQLKAGVRAVQSTPLVSRSGSLLGMFSTHYRAPHRPSDRELRLLDLLARHAADFIEEARLREMLEARVQQSEERFAAFMSHLPVAAWMKDLTGRYVYVNAEEERLFSRPFAELSGKTDRDLLPPETARQFRENDERVVAEGKTIQATEVVLLPDGIEHHYIVSKFTVPGPDGRAAYVAGIAQDITERMKAEEALRFSEERFRALVTASSQVLYRMSPDWSEMRQLSSREVLASTEIPSSDWLQKYIHPEDQPNVTAAVQHAIRTKSMFEAECRVRRPDGGLAWTLSRAVPLLDAKGEIIEWFGAANDITERVEAEKAELAARATELEDVNRELEAFNYTVAHDLRKPLATINGYCQIIRELCGERLSEECSSYLQETYDGTWRMSRLIDALLDFSRASRVEPRREKIDLSGLARTVAGDLKHEPARRVRFLIMEGIEGIGDVDLLQVVLTNLIGNAWKYTAQQEEAIIEFGVTQVGEEMAYFVRDNGLGFAMADAERLFIPFQRMAGNGFAGHGIGLATVERIIRRHGGRIWAAGEPGKGATFYFTLPNMDKASH, from the coding sequence ATGGAAACTTCGACGATAGAGGTTCTGGTGTTCGAGGGCAGCCCGGCCCGGGCAGAGATGATCCGAGAGATGCTGGCGGAGTCCCGGAAGCCTGCGTTCGCGGTTCAGCATGTGGGGTATCTGGCGGAGGGACTCGGGCAGCTTGCGAGCAGGACCTTCGATATCATCCTGGTCGATCTGGGCCTTCCGGACAGCCAGGGACTGGAAACCGCCCTGGTGGTGCTCGGCCACGCCAAACGGACGCCGATCGTGGTGATGACCGTCCTCGACGACGAAGAGACTGCACAGAAAGCGCTGCAGCTGGACATCCAGGACTACCTGATCAAGGAAGAGATCACCGGCCGCCTGCTGAAACGCTCGATCCGCTACGCCATGCAGCGGAAACGGGACATGGAGGCATGCCTGCAGTGCGAGCAGCGTTTTGCCTCCTTCATGAATCACCTCTCCGCCGCGGCCTGGATCAAGGACCTGCAGGGGCGGTATGTCTATGCCAATGCAGAAAACGAACGCATTTTTTCCCGTCCCTTTTCCGAGTATTCCGGCAAGCGCGACGAAGAATTCCTGCAACCGGAAACGGCCCGGCAGCTTCGCGAGAACGACGAGCGGGTGCTGGCCGGAGGAGAAAGTCTACAAACCGTAGAAATTTTGCGTCAGGCCGATGGCCTTGAGCGTCACTTCATCGTCAGCAAGTTCCCTATCCCGGATCCCGGCGGCCAGCCTGCGTACGTAGCCGGCATCGCCTTGGACATCACCGAGCGCGAGAGGGCGGAGGAGGCACTCCACAGAACAGAGAGGAAATTTACCAGGATTTTCCAGTCGGTCCCTGCGCTGGTCTTCATCTCCACCCTGGAAGAAGGAAGATTCGCCGATGTCAACGATACGGCAATGCAGTCATTGGGTTACCGGCGCGAGGAAATGATCGGACGGACGGCACTGGAGCTCGACCTCTGGGAAAACATGTCCGATCGGGCCAAGATGCTGCAGGAACTGGAAGAAAGGGGGGCGGTGCGAAACATCGAGGTCAGGCTCAGGGGAAAGGGGGGGCAAAGCCTTGTCGGGCTTTTTTCCGCCGAATGTATCGAACTTGAAGGTAACCGCTACATGCTCGGCCTGGTAAAAGACATCACCGAGCGCATTCAGGCGGAAGAGGCCTTGCGCTTCAGTGAAGCACGCTTTCGGATCTTGCATGACGACAATCCGGCCATGATCTTTACCCTCGACACCGAGGGGAGGATCATATCGAGCAACCCCGCCTGCAGGACTCATCTGGGCTATAGCTCGGATGAACTGGCAGGCCAGCCGGTACTGAAGATATTCCATGAAGACGAACGCCCCATGGTGGCCAAGCGTCTGCAAATGTGCCTGCGGCACCCGGAGAGGGTGCACCACTGGCAGTCCCGCAAGATCCGCAAAGACGGGGGCTTGGTGTGGGTGGAGGAACTGGTTCGCGTGATACACGATGTGAACGGTGCTTTGAATATAGTGGTCGTATGCCAGGACGTCACCGAGCGGAAGCGGGCGGAGGCGGCGCTGCAGAAAACGGAATGGAAACTGCGCAACATCATCGAGAACAGCACCAACCTTTTCTACATGCATTCCACCGACCATACCGTTACCTACATAAGTCCACAGTCGCGTCAGTTTTTCGACTGCGAGCCGGATGAGACACTGGGGCGTTCGTGGACGAAATTCCTCACCGACACTCCTGTCAACCGGGCCGCGGTCGAAGCCACCCAACACGCTATCGACACCGGGGAGCGGCAGCCCCTGTTTCAAGCCGAGGCCATCGGGCAAACGGGGAGGAAAATCTGGGTGGAGGTCAACGAGTCGCCGGTCGTCAAGGACGGGAAGACCGTGGCCATTGTCGGTTCACTGACCAACATCACCGAACGGAAACGGGCGGAGGACGCTCTTCGCAAATCGGAAAAAAAGTTTTCGAAAGTTTTTCATGAAGTCCCGGCGCTGCTTGTCATCTCGACCCTGAAAGAGGGGCGATACATCGACGTCAACGACATGACGCTGCGTACCCTGGGATATCGGCGCGATGAAGTGATCGGCCGGTCGGCATCCGAGCTCAACATCTGGGAAGACCTGTCCGAGCGGTCCGCAATAGTGCAGGCGCTGGAGAAAAGGGGTTCGGTGAAAAACGTCGAGGTCAGGCTCAGAGGAAAAAGAGGTCAGACGCTTATCGGCCTCTTTTCCGCGGAATACATCGATTTCAATGGTGATCGTTATATGCTCAGCCTGGTGGAGGACATCACCCTGAAAAGGAGGGCGCAGGAAAAGGTCGAGCGGCTGAATGCCGAACTGACGGAGGTCAACAGGATAATGGCCGACGACCTGGAAGCGATGAAAATACTCCAGAAGATCGGCATGCTGTTCCTGCATGAGGAAAGCCTGGAACAGATTCTTGCCCAGGTGCTGGAGGCAGCCATCACCATTTCCGGCGCCAATTTCGGCAACATCCAGACCATCAACCCACAGACATCCGGTCTGCAGATTGCGGTTCAGCACGGCTTCCCGCAGTGGTGGCTCGACTACTGGAACCAGGTGGTCGGAGGCAAAGGGGTGTGCGGCACGGCACTTGGCCGCGGCGAGCGTGTCATTGTGGAAGATATCGAACACAGTCCGATCTTCTCTGACCCAGACGCGCTTGAGATCCAGCTCAAAGCCGGTGTGCGAGCGGTTCAGTCCACTCCTCTCGTCAGCCGCTCGGGCAGTCTCCTCGGCATGTTCTCGACACATTACCGGGCGCCGCATCGGCCGAGCGACCGTGAATTACGGCTGCTGGATCTGCTGGCCCGCCATGCGGCCGACTTCATCGAGGAGGCGCGCCTGCGGGAGATGCTGGAGGCACGGGTGCAACAGAGCGAGGAGCGCTTTGCCGCGTTCATGAGTCATCTCCCCGTGGCAGCCTGGATGAAGGACCTTACCGGCCGCTACGTATATGTCAATGCGGAAGAGGAGCGCCTCTTCTCACGGCCTTTTGCCGAACTTTCGGGCAAGACCGACAGAGACCTCCTGCCGCCGGAAACGGCCCGACAGTTTCGTGAGAATGATGAGCGGGTAGTGGCCGAGGGGAAAACCATTCAAGCTACCGAGGTCGTCCTGTTGCCGGACGGGATCGAGCACCATTACATCGTCAGCAAGTTTACGGTGCCGGGACCCGACGGCCGGGCCGCATACGTTGCCGGCATCGCGCAGGACATCACCGAACGCATGAAGGCTGAGGAGGCCTTGCGCTTCAGCGAGGAGCGTTTCCGTGCCCTTGTTACGGCCAGTTCCCAGGTGCTCTACCGGATGAGCCCGGACTGGAGCGAGATGCGCCAGCTCAGCAGCAGGGAGGTTTTGGCAAGCACCGAGATACCGAGCAGTGATTGGCTTCAGAAATACATTCACCCGGAGGATCAACCGAACGTGACCGCCGCTGTCCAGCATGCCATCCGGACCAAGAGCATGTTCGAAGCGGAATGTCGGGTCCGGCGACCTGACGGCGGTCTTGCATGGACACTGTCGCGCGCGGTCCCGCTGCTGGATGCCAAAGGCGAGATCATTGAATGGTTCGGGGCGGCCAACGACATCACCGAACGCGTGGAAGCCGAGAAGGCCGAGCTGGCGGCACGGGCCACCGAGCTGGAGGACGTCAACCGGGAGCTTGAAGCATTCAATTATACAGTCGCCCACGACCTGCGCAAGCCGCTGGCGACCATCAACGGTTACTGCCAGATCATCCGGGAGTTGTGCGGCGAAAGGCTCAGCGAGGAATGCAGTTCCTATCTCCAGGAGACCTATGACGGCACCTGGCGCATGAGCCGGCTGATCGACGCCCTGCTCGACTTCTCCCGGGCAAGCCGGGTCGAACCGCGTCGGGAAAAGATCGACCTCAGCGGCCTGGCCCGGACGGTTGCGGGCGACCTGAAGCACGAACCGGCGCGCAGGGTCCGGTTCCTGATTATGGAGGGAATAGAGGGCATCGGCGATGTTGACCTGCTGCAGGTGGTGCTGACCAATCTGATCGGCAATGCCTGGAAGTACACTGCCCAGCAGGAGGAGGCCATCATCGAGTTCGGCGTAACGCAGGTGGGCGAGGAGATGGCCTACTTTGTCAGAGACAACGGCCTCGGTTTTGCCATGGCCGATGCGGAAAGGCTGTTCATTCCCTTTCAGCGGATGGCCGGAAACGGGTTTGCAGGGCACGGGATCGGTCTGGCAACGGTGGAGAGGATCATCAGGCGTCACGGCGGCCGGATATGGGCCGCAGGGGAGCCGGGCAAGGGGGCCACCTTTTACTTCACGCTGCCGAATATGGACAAAGCCTCGCATTAA